A genome region from Sphingobacteriaceae bacterium GW460-11-11-14-LB5 includes the following:
- a CDS encoding polyprenyl synthetase, producing the protein MPGIEQIKTPIAADIKAFEKTFKESMHSDAPLLDRITHYIVKQKGKQMRPMFVFFAAKLCGGITESTHRGAALVELLHTATLVHDDVVDNAYERRGFFSINALWKNKIAVLVGDYLLAKGLLLSVNNNEHRLLQIVSEAVKQMSEGELLQVEKVRRMDISEDLYFDVIRQKTASLIASCCAAGAASAGADDETIEKMRLFGEKVGIAFQIKDDTFDFGTDDVGKPLGIDIKEKKVTLPLIYALNKAEKTERKKIINLVKNHQDDPVKIQQIIDFVNAHEGVYYANQKMLEYQKEAFDILHSFEAGEARTGLEQLVLYTTERKK; encoded by the coding sequence ATGCCGGGAATCGAACAGATAAAAACACCTATTGCTGCTGATATTAAAGCGTTTGAAAAAACCTTTAAAGAATCTATGCATAGCGACGCACCGTTGCTGGATAGGATTACCCATTATATTGTAAAGCAAAAGGGCAAACAAATGCGACCAATGTTCGTGTTTTTTGCGGCTAAACTATGCGGTGGAATTACAGAATCAACCCATCGCGGAGCTGCTTTGGTAGAGCTTTTACATACGGCTACTTTAGTGCATGATGATGTGGTAGATAATGCTTACGAACGCCGTGGTTTTTTCTCTATTAATGCTTTATGGAAAAACAAGATTGCCGTTTTGGTTGGCGATTACCTGCTGGCTAAGGGATTGTTGCTTTCGGTAAACAATAACGAGCACCGTTTGTTACAAATTGTATCGGAAGCGGTGAAACAGATGAGTGAAGGCGAATTGCTGCAGGTAGAAAAGGTGCGGAGGATGGATATTTCGGAAGATTTATATTTTGATGTGATCCGGCAGAAAACGGCTTCTTTAATTGCTTCCTGTTGTGCTGCGGGTGCTGCTTCGGCAGGTGCGGATGATGAAACAATAGAAAAAATGCGTCTGTTTGGAGAAAAAGTAGGAATTGCCTTTCAGATTAAAGACGATACCTTCGATTTCGGAACGGATGATGTAGGTAAACCTTTGGGAATTGATATTAAAGAGAAGAAAGTAACGCTGCCTTTAATTTATGCACTGAATAAAGCCGAAAAAACGGAACGTAAAAAAATAATCAACCTGGTGAAAAACCACCAGGACGATCCGGTTAAAATTCAGCAGATCATCGATTTCGTAAATGCCCACGAAGGTGTGTATTATGCCAACCAGAAAATGCTGGAATACCAGAAAGAAGCATTTGATATTTTGCATAGTTTTGAGGCAGGCGAAGCACGAACTGGTTTAGAACAACTTGTACTGTACACCACTGAACGTAAAAAATAA